A part of Xenopus tropicalis strain Nigerian chromosome 4, UCB_Xtro_10.0, whole genome shotgun sequence genomic DNA contains:
- the LOC100495518 gene encoding cytochrome P450 2D17 encodes MSLLFQLCPFALGCNVFTLGIIFTLLLLLLDFMKRRKPCKDFPPSPPSWPFVGNLLQVDFKSSQIALRQLSKTYGDVISLQVFWKPMVVLNGFEVMKEALLQKSEDIADRPIIYLFEMLGFDENNKGVLFANYGQSWKDLRRFTLSTLRDFGMGKKSLEERVREEAGYLCDAFQSEQGRPFDPQVLINTAVSNVICSIIFGERFEYDDHKFQKLLRLTEEIVTSESGKVTQVITLFAWISKFPGLAKPFFQTRMQLHKYLQEIINEHKQTWDSGHTRDFIDAFILEMEKAKGVKDSNFNDQNLLLIIADLFAAGTETTTTTLRWGLLFMLLYPDVQRKVQEEIDQVIGRTRKPTMGDVLQMPYTNAVIHEIQRYADIIPLSVPHMTYRDTHIKGFFIPKGTVIMTNLSSVLKDEKVWEKPFQFYPEHFIDRDGKFVKREAFMAFSAGRRVCLGEQLARMELFLFFSSLLQRFSFQIPDGEPCPREDPEFVYMQFPHRYKICAKVR; translated from the exons ATGAGCCTTCTATTCCAGCTCTGCCCATTTGCCTTGGGGTGTAATGTCTTCACACTGGGCATCATCTTCACCCTTCTGCTTCTGCTGTTGGACTTCATGAAGCGCAGGAAACCCTGCAAAGACTTCCCTCCCAGCCCCCCCTCCTGGCCCTTTGTGGGGAACCTGCTGCAGGTGGACTTTAAAAGTTCCCAAATCGCTTtaagacag CTCTCTAAAACATATGGGGATGTGATAAGCCTGCAGGTCTTTTGGAAACCCATGGTGGTGCTCAATGGATTTGAAGTAATGAAGGAGGCTTTGCTACAGAAGTCAGAGGACATAGCAGACCGTCCCATAATTTACTTGTTTGAAATGCTTGGGTTTGATGAGAACAACAAAG GCGTTTTGTTTGCAAATTACGGCCAATCTTGGAAGGACCTAAGAAGATTCACCTTGTCTACATTGAGGGATTTTGGGATGGGAAAAAAATCCCTGGAGGAGAGAGTGAGAGAAGAAGCTGGGTACCTGTGTGATGCCTTCCAGTCTGAACAAG GCCGTCCCTTTGACCCACAAGTTTTAATAAACACAGCAGTCAGTAACGTTATCTGCTCTATCATATTTGGTGAACGCTTTGAATATGATGATCACAAGTTCCAAAAGCTTCTGAGGCTAACCGAAGAAATTGTAACATCAGAATCTGGGAAAGTGACCCAG GTTATAACTTTATTTGCATGGATATCTAAATTTCCGGGCCTAGCCAAGCCGTTTTTCCAAACTCGGATGCAATTGCATAAATATCTACAAGAAATTATCAATGAGCATAAGCAAACATGGGATTCTGGGCACACAAGGGATTTTATTGATGCCTTCATACTTGAGATGGAAAAG gcaaAAGGAGTTAAAGACAGTAATTTTAATGATCAGAATCTTCTGTTAATTATAGCGGACTTATTTGCAGCTGGCACAGAAACTACAACCACAACCCTGAGATGGGGCCTGCTGTTTATGTTGCTGTACCCAGATGTGCAAA GAAAGGTGCAAGAGGAAATTGACCAAGTGATTGGAAGAACCAGGAAGCCTACCATGGGAGATGTATTACAGATGCCTTATACCAATGCAGTCATCCATGAAATCCAGCGTTATGCAGATATAATCCCTCTCTCCGTGCCACATAtgacatacagagacacacatatcaaaggctttttcataccaaaa GGCACCGTTATTATGACCAACCTGTCCTCTGTGCTTAAAGATGAGAAAGTCTGGGAAAAGCCTTTCCAGTTTTATCCGGAGCATTTTATTGATAGGGATGGCAAGTTTGTGAAAAGAGAAGCATTCATGGCATTCTCTGCAG GTCGCCGTGTTTGCCTAGGAGAGCAGTTGGCCAGGATGGAACTGTTCCTCTTCTTTTCGTCTCTCCTGCAGCGCTTCTCATTTCAGATCCCTGATGGCGAGCCTTGCCCACGGGAAGATCCAGAGTTTGTATATATGCAGTTCCCACACCGTTATAAAATCTGTGCTAAAGTTAGATAG